A part of Larkinella insperata genomic DNA contains:
- a CDS encoding ferredoxin--NADP reductase, whose translation MNEELIQLQVSEIIRETRDTKTLILHPTDGRVVPYRAGQFLTLLFKHLGHEVRRSYSLSSTPGDASPGVASEPLSLTIKRVENGEISRYLLDHLAVGDTLTSLPPAGRFTLDTAPDEQRDIVLIGAGSGIVPLYGILKQALRDEPQSHITLLYANTDEQNIIFYRQLEALHNEHAERFQLIHLLSQPSDDWQKAGNIRRGRLNNWLLENMLPDLLRFERSRAQWYVCGPFAFMRMVQVTLVYAGIRLDAIKKENFVIEPVTRTPPPELARDHRILLRFRGTEYDIDVPAYKSILQAALDHGVPLPYSCKGGRCSSCAGRVRSGDVHMTINDVLTERDLRNGWILTCTGYPASEGLILDI comes from the coding sequence ATGAACGAGGAATTGATCCAGCTTCAGGTGTCCGAAATAATTCGGGAAACACGCGATACGAAAACGCTTATTCTGCATCCTACCGACGGCCGAGTGGTTCCGTACCGGGCGGGGCAGTTTCTGACGTTATTGTTTAAACACCTCGGTCACGAAGTTCGCCGTTCCTATTCCCTGAGTTCAACGCCGGGCGACGCATCGCCGGGCGTGGCTTCTGAACCGCTCAGCCTGACCATCAAACGGGTCGAAAACGGCGAAATCTCCCGCTACCTGCTCGATCACCTGGCGGTGGGCGACACCCTGACCAGTTTACCGCCCGCCGGACGGTTTACGCTGGATACCGCTCCCGACGAACAACGGGATATTGTCCTGATCGGCGCCGGCAGCGGGATTGTTCCGCTGTACGGCATTTTGAAACAGGCCCTGCGCGACGAGCCCCAAAGCCATATTACGCTGCTCTACGCCAACACCGATGAACAGAATATCATTTTTTACCGACAGCTTGAAGCCCTGCACAACGAACACGCCGAACGGTTTCAACTGATTCACTTGCTTAGCCAGCCGTCGGACGACTGGCAGAAGGCGGGCAACATCCGGCGGGGGCGGCTAAACAACTGGCTGCTTGAAAACATGCTCCCGGATCTGCTGCGCTTTGAGCGTTCCAGGGCGCAATGGTACGTGTGCGGGCCGTTTGCCTTCATGCGGATGGTGCAGGTGACGCTCGTATACGCCGGTATCCGGCTTGATGCGATCAAAAAAGAAAACTTTGTTATCGAACCCGTTACCCGGACGCCCCCGCCCGAACTCGCCAGAGACCACCGCATCCTGTTGCGGTTTCGCGGGACGGAATATGATATTGATGTTCCGGCCTATAAATCCATTCTGCAGGCGGCTCTTGACCACGGCGTTCCGTTGCCGTATAGCTGCAAAGGTGGACGGTGTTCGAGTTGCGCAGGCCGCGTACGATCGGGCGACGTGCACATGACGATCAACGACGTGCTGACGGAGCGGGACCTGCGAAATGGCTGGATACTGACCTGTACGGGGTATCCGGCTTCGGAGGGACTGATTCTGGATATCTAA
- the uvrA gene encoding excinuclease ABC subunit UvrA: MTENNTARNTGLTDIELTGYEQIEVLGAREHNLKNIDVTIPRNKLVVVTGISGSGKSSLAFDTIYAEGQRRYMESFSAYARSFIGNMERPDVDKINGLSPVISIEQKTTSKNPRSTVGTTTEIYDFLRLLYARAGEAFSYVTGRKMERQSQDQIIDTILTHYANKKLTLLAPIVKGRKGHYRELFVQIAKLGYTKVRVDGVVQDIAPKMQLDRYKVHDVEIVIDRIVPKPEDRYRLSQSVQTALKQGKGAMQILDEKNELTYFSQNLMDPESGISYDEPSPNTFSFNSPYGSCPVCNGLGVIEEITEESVIPDKSLSISRGAIAPLGEYRELWFFREIEVILKKYKLSLTTPVEKYPPDLLHALLYGTEDESTMPSKKFPGQDYYNFKFEGVITFLKRQQETADTGGRSDKIQEWLKDFTVVKTCPECNGARLKKESLYFRIDNKNISELARMDITELSAWMTDLESRLSDRQNVIAKEILKEIRKRIGFLLDIGLDYLMLDRPLRTLSGGEAQRIRLATQIGTQLVGVLYIMDEPSIGLHQRDNVKLIDSLKNLRDLGNTVLVVEHDKDMMLESDFILDIGPGAGRHGGQVVGAGTPEQFLQNGSTTAAYLSGRRAIEVPKERRKGNGGQLIIKGATGHNLKNVTLKLPLGQMICITGVSGSGKSSLIHETLFPILNKHFYKSKREALAFKAVEGLEHLDKVIEVDQSPIGRTPRSNPATYTGMFSEIRTLFAELPEAKIRGYKPGRFSFNVKGGRCEECEGAGMKKIEMEFLPDVHVMCETCKGKRFNRETLEVRFKGKSIADVLDMTVEQSLEFFTSQPKILRKVQTLNDVGLGYITLGQHATTLSGGEAQRVKLAEELSKKDTGKTLYILDEPTTGLHFQDISYLLNVLNKLADKGNTVLIIEHNLDVIKVSDHVIDLGPEGGNKGGQIIAEGTPEKVAKAKGSYTGKFLALELAADGNR; encoded by the coding sequence GTGACAGAAAACAACACCGCCCGCAACACCGGGCTTACCGACATTGAACTGACGGGCTACGAGCAGATTGAGGTATTAGGCGCCCGTGAACACAACCTGAAAAATATTGACGTTACCATTCCCCGCAATAAACTGGTGGTGGTGACGGGAATTAGCGGCAGCGGCAAATCGTCGCTGGCATTTGATACGATTTATGCCGAAGGACAGCGCCGGTACATGGAAAGCTTTTCGGCCTACGCCCGCTCGTTCATCGGCAACATGGAACGGCCCGATGTGGATAAAATCAACGGCCTGAGTCCGGTGATCTCCATTGAGCAGAAAACTACGTCCAAGAACCCCCGCTCGACGGTCGGCACGACCACCGAGATTTACGACTTTCTGCGGCTGTTGTACGCCCGCGCCGGAGAAGCGTTCTCGTACGTGACGGGCCGAAAAATGGAGCGTCAATCCCAGGATCAGATCATTGATACGATTCTGACCCACTACGCCAACAAGAAACTGACGCTGCTGGCGCCGATCGTGAAAGGCCGGAAAGGTCACTACCGCGAGTTGTTCGTGCAGATTGCCAAGCTGGGTTATACCAAAGTGCGCGTCGACGGCGTCGTGCAGGATATTGCGCCGAAGATGCAGCTCGACCGGTATAAGGTCCACGATGTTGAAATTGTGATTGACCGAATTGTTCCCAAGCCGGAAGACCGGTATCGTTTAAGTCAATCCGTGCAGACGGCATTGAAGCAGGGGAAGGGCGCCATGCAGATTCTTGATGAGAAAAACGAGCTGACGTATTTCTCCCAAAACCTGATGGACCCCGAATCCGGCATTAGCTACGACGAACCGTCACCCAACACGTTTTCGTTTAACTCGCCCTACGGTTCCTGCCCGGTTTGTAACGGCCTGGGAGTCATTGAAGAAATTACGGAAGAATCGGTCATTCCGGATAAATCGTTGAGCATCAGCCGGGGGGCCATTGCTCCGCTGGGCGAATACCGCGAACTCTGGTTTTTCCGGGAGATTGAGGTTATCCTGAAAAAATACAAGCTCAGCCTGACGACGCCGGTTGAAAAATACCCGCCCGATCTGCTGCACGCGCTGCTCTACGGAACCGAGGACGAATCCACCATGCCGTCGAAGAAGTTTCCGGGGCAGGACTATTATAATTTCAAATTCGAGGGCGTCATTACCTTCCTCAAACGCCAGCAGGAAACGGCGGATACGGGCGGGCGCTCCGACAAAATTCAGGAGTGGCTGAAGGATTTTACGGTGGTGAAAACCTGCCCGGAGTGCAACGGCGCCCGGTTGAAAAAGGAATCGCTGTACTTCCGGATCGACAACAAAAACATCTCCGAGCTGGCCCGGATGGACATTACCGAACTGTCCGCCTGGATGACGGATCTGGAAAGCCGCCTGTCGGATCGCCAGAACGTGATTGCCAAGGAAATTCTGAAAGAAATCCGCAAACGGATCGGCTTTCTGCTCGATATTGGCCTGGATTACCTCATGCTCGACCGCCCGCTGCGGACGCTTTCCGGCGGGGAAGCACAACGGATCCGGCTGGCGACGCAGATTGGCACCCAACTCGTTGGCGTTCTGTACATCATGGACGAACCCAGCATTGGACTGCACCAACGCGATAACGTGAAGCTGATCGATTCGCTGAAAAACCTGCGCGACCTGGGCAATACGGTGCTGGTGGTTGAGCACGACAAAGACATGATGCTGGAGTCGGACTTTATTCTGGACATTGGTCCGGGAGCCGGTCGACACGGCGGGCAGGTCGTTGGCGCCGGAACACCGGAGCAGTTTTTGCAAAACGGCAGCACCACGGCGGCTTACTTGAGTGGTCGCCGGGCCATCGAGGTACCGAAAGAACGCCGGAAAGGTAACGGCGGTCAGCTAATTATTAAAGGAGCAACCGGCCACAACCTCAAGAATGTAACGTTGAAGTTACCGTTGGGGCAAATGATTTGCATTACCGGCGTGTCGGGCAGTGGCAAATCGTCGCTGATTCACGAGACGTTGTTTCCCATCCTGAACAAGCATTTTTACAAGTCGAAGCGCGAAGCACTGGCGTTCAAGGCGGTGGAAGGGCTTGAGCACCTGGACAAAGTGATTGAGGTAGACCAGTCGCCGATTGGCCGCACTCCCCGTTCGAACCCGGCAACGTATACCGGCATGTTCTCCGAGATTCGCACCCTGTTTGCGGAACTCCCGGAAGCCAAAATTCGGGGCTACAAACCGGGGCGGTTTTCGTTCAACGTCAAAGGGGGCCGCTGCGAGGAATGCGAAGGAGCCGGGATGAAGAAAATTGAAATGGAGTTTTTGCCGGACGTGCACGTCATGTGCGAAACCTGCAAGGGCAAACGCTTCAACCGCGAAACGCTGGAGGTTCGTTTCAAAGGCAAATCCATCGCCGACGTGCTAGACATGACCGTTGAACAATCGCTCGAGTTTTTCACCAGCCAGCCGAAGATTCTCCGTAAAGTCCAGACGCTGAACGACGTGGGGCTGGGCTACATTACGCTCGGTCAACACGCGACGACGCTCTCGGGCGGGGAAGCGCAGCGGGTGAAGCTGGCGGAAGAACTCTCGAAGAAAGATACCGGCAAGACCCTCTACATCCTCGATGAGCCCACCACCGGACTGCATTTTCAGGATATTTCGTACCTGCTGAATGTTCTGAATAAACTGGCCGACAAAGGCAACACGGTGTTGATCATTGAACACAACCTGGATGTCATCAAGGTTTCGGACCACGTTATTGACCTGGGACCCGAAGGCGGTAATAAAGGCGGTCAGATCATTGCAGAAGGCACGCCGGAGAAAGTTGCGAAAGCCAAAGGAAGCTACACCGGCAAGTTTCTGGCTCTGGAATTAGCCGCGGACGGAAACCGTTAA
- a CDS encoding glutamate-5-semialdehyde dehydrogenase, with translation MNTVTPLLQETKSASASVRRLSSEQKTALLDRLADVVLENTTAILAENQKDLDAMPDNDPKKDRLLLNEKRIADLAESLRTVAQLPDPNGEVLLERTIEQGLQLRKLAVPLGVVGVIYESRPNVTLDVASLCLRSGNACVLKGGKEAHHSNLALVGLIHRVLAEFDLPAATVALMPPDRAVVNELLTATRYIDIIIPRGSDSLIQYVRQNSLVPTIETGAGVCHTYVEQTADLEKARDIVINAKVSRPSVCNSLDGILVDRAVAAEFLPMLVDGFTKWNVEVFADEEAFEILSAVAYPALQRAQLSDFGREFLDYKCAVKVVGGLDEALSHIQTYSSRHSESIISRDSALVDRFLGEVDAAAVYANASTRFTDGGVFGLGAEIGISTQKLHARGPFALEKLVTEKWVVVGDGQVRW, from the coding sequence ATGAATACAGTAACTCCTCTTCTTCAGGAAACGAAGTCGGCATCGGCTTCGGTCCGGCGCCTGTCGTCCGAGCAGAAAACCGCTTTGCTCGATCGATTGGCGGACGTGGTTTTGGAAAACACAACGGCTATTCTGGCGGAAAACCAGAAAGACCTGGATGCCATGCCGGATAACGATCCGAAAAAGGACCGGCTGTTGCTGAATGAAAAACGGATTGCTGATTTGGCCGAAAGCCTGCGTACGGTGGCCCAACTGCCCGATCCGAATGGCGAGGTGTTGCTGGAACGAACCATTGAACAGGGGCTTCAACTCCGGAAGCTGGCCGTTCCGCTGGGCGTCGTAGGCGTTATCTACGAATCGCGGCCCAATGTGACGCTTGATGTGGCTTCGCTCTGCCTGCGGTCGGGCAACGCCTGTGTGCTGAAAGGCGGCAAGGAAGCGCATCATTCCAACCTGGCGTTGGTGGGCTTAATTCATCGGGTGCTGGCCGAATTTGACCTGCCCGCAGCCACCGTTGCGCTGATGCCGCCCGACCGGGCTGTAGTCAACGAACTGCTGACGGCCACGCGGTACATCGACATCATTATTCCGCGCGGATCGGATTCCCTGATTCAGTACGTACGGCAAAACTCCCTGGTGCCGACCATTGAAACCGGCGCGGGCGTTTGCCATACCTACGTGGAGCAGACGGCCGATCTGGAAAAAGCCCGCGACATCGTAATTAACGCGAAGGTATCGCGCCCCTCGGTTTGCAATTCGCTGGACGGTATTCTGGTCGACCGGGCCGTTGCGGCCGAGTTTTTACCGATGCTGGTCGACGGGTTTACGAAATGGAACGTGGAGGTTTTTGCGGACGAAGAAGCGTTCGAGATTTTATCGGCCGTTGCGTATCCGGCGCTTCAGCGGGCGCAGTTGAGCGATTTTGGGCGGGAGTTTCTGGACTATAAGTGCGCCGTTAAAGTGGTTGGTGGTCTGGATGAAGCCCTGTCGCACATTCAGACGTATTCATCCCGCCACTCGGAATCCATTATTTCCCGGGATTCGGCGCTTGTCGACCGTTTTCTGGGGGAAGTGGACGCGGCTGCCGTGTACGCCAATGCTTCCACCCGTTTCACCGACGGCGGGGTGTTTGGTCTGGGGGCCGAAATCGGGATTTCAACCCAAAAACTGCACGCCCGTGGCCCGTTTGCGCTGGAAAAGCTGGTGACTGAAAAATGGGTTGTGGTTGGCGACGGACAGGTGCGCTGGTAA
- the proB gene encoding glutamate 5-kinase, whose product MSVLVIKFGTASITMPDGSLNEAVIADIARQVAELRHSYHILLVSSGAVGAGKGLIQGYRGDIAQRKAAAAVGNLLLLNVYNRYFSQYDIPVAQTLCERHHFADRQQFLQLKETVQELWKNGIIPIANENDVVSDRELKFSDNDELATLMAVGFGASTLMLCTSVGGLLDEEGHIIPTVNQVDEAVFGIVRDEKSALGLGGMASKLTFAKLATRMGIRVAIFGLKQPDGILRALRGETGTAFAPQVGSPSARQRWLGSGSLTAGILRIDAGAVRALTRRNSLLAVGVRAVEGDFAAGEVVEICDEAGSAVAVARARLSSAHLVTQLNQQNVEVANANDIVLL is encoded by the coding sequence GTGTCAGTCTTAGTCATTAAATTCGGTACGGCATCAATTACCATGCCGGACGGTTCGCTGAACGAAGCCGTAATTGCCGACATTGCCCGGCAGGTTGCCGAACTGCGTCACTCGTACCACATCTTGCTGGTATCGTCCGGAGCCGTGGGAGCCGGAAAGGGGTTGATCCAGGGATACCGGGGCGACATCGCTCAGCGAAAAGCCGCTGCGGCCGTGGGCAACCTGCTCCTGCTGAATGTGTACAACCGTTATTTTTCGCAATACGACATTCCGGTTGCCCAAACGCTCTGCGAACGCCATCACTTTGCCGATCGGCAGCAGTTTCTGCAACTGAAAGAAACCGTGCAGGAGCTTTGGAAAAACGGCATCATCCCCATCGCTAACGAAAACGACGTGGTCAGCGACCGCGAGCTGAAGTTTTCCGACAACGACGAACTAGCCACGCTCATGGCCGTTGGCTTCGGCGCATCGACGCTGATGCTCTGTACGTCGGTGGGCGGTTTGCTGGACGAAGAGGGGCACATCATCCCCACGGTCAACCAGGTGGACGAGGCTGTTTTTGGCATCGTCCGGGATGAGAAATCGGCCCTGGGGCTGGGCGGTATGGCTTCCAAACTGACCTTCGCCAAACTGGCCACCCGTATGGGCATCCGCGTTGCTATTTTTGGGCTTAAACAACCCGACGGTATTTTACGGGCGTTGCGGGGTGAAACCGGCACGGCCTTTGCGCCCCAGGTGGGCTCGCCCTCGGCGCGGCAACGCTGGCTCGGCAGCGGCAGCCTGACGGCGGGGATTCTGCGGATTGATGCCGGGGCCGTTCGGGCCCTGACCCGGCGGAACAGTTTGCTGGCCGTTGGCGTTCGGGCAGTAGAGGGCGATTTTGCTGCGGGTGAGGTGGTTGAGATTTGCGACGAAGCCGGTTCGGCGGTGGCCGTTGCCCGCGCCCGTTTGTCGTCGGCCCATTTAGTAACGCAACTGAACCAGCAGAATGTTGAGGTGGCAAATGCCAATGATATTGTACTTTTGTAA